A single Actinomadura algeriensis DNA region contains:
- a CDS encoding tyrosine-type recombinase/integrase yields MADLDLSDLLDSWLLALRAERKSDRTVTTYSDGVRAFLRWAAATGTEPTMTRDCVNQFVDDLLAAGAEGATARSRQLAVRRFSAWLAEEGEIDRDELAHLRPPKLDTKVVPELDVEQVRALLKACQGKAFVDRRDDAMVRFMLETLARIGEVIDMTVDDVDLKEGMATVRRGKGGKGRRVPFGPQTGRALDRYMRARRGHRLADTGRLWLGDRGATLGYPGARKALLGRARAAGIEDFHPHVLRHTGSGRWLGAGGSETGLMAVAGWSNRSMIERYTKATSERRAAEEARRLNLGDL; encoded by the coding sequence ATGGCCGATCTCGACCTGAGTGACCTCCTGGACTCCTGGCTTCTGGCGCTGCGGGCTGAACGCAAGAGCGACCGCACCGTCACCACCTACTCCGACGGCGTCCGCGCGTTCCTGCGCTGGGCCGCCGCGACCGGCACCGAGCCGACCATGACGCGCGACTGCGTGAACCAGTTCGTTGACGACCTGCTCGCCGCCGGCGCCGAGGGCGCCACCGCGCGTTCCCGGCAACTCGCCGTGCGCCGGTTCTCGGCATGGCTCGCCGAGGAAGGCGAGATCGACCGCGACGAACTCGCCCACCTCAGACCACCCAAGCTCGACACGAAAGTCGTCCCGGAGCTCGACGTCGAGCAGGTTCGCGCGCTACTCAAGGCGTGCCAGGGCAAGGCGTTCGTCGACCGGCGCGACGACGCGATGGTCCGCTTCATGCTCGAGACTCTCGCCCGCATCGGCGAGGTGATCGACATGACCGTCGATGACGTCGACCTCAAGGAAGGCATGGCGACCGTCCGGCGAGGCAAGGGCGGCAAGGGGCGGCGCGTCCCGTTCGGGCCGCAGACGGGCCGCGCGCTCGACCGGTACATGCGGGCCCGCCGCGGGCACCGTTTGGCCGATACGGGCCGTCTGTGGCTCGGCGACCGGGGCGCGACGCTCGGCTACCCGGGCGCCCGCAAGGCCCTGCTCGGCCGCGCGCGGGCCGCGGGCATCGAGGACTTCCATCCCCACGTCCTGCGGCACACCGGTTCCGGCCGGTGGCTCGGTGCCGGTGGGTCCGAGACCGGATTGATGGCGGTCGCCGGCTGGTCCAACCGGTCCATGATCGAGCGGTACACCAAGGCCACCTCGGAGCGCCGCGCGGCCGAGGAGGCGCGCCGTCTCAACCTCGGCGACCTGTAG
- a CDS encoding response regulator transcription factor → MLVVDDDEVIRQLIAVNLQLEGFEVSTAVDGRDCLDKVGEVRPDVITLDVMMPRLDGWVTAIRLREDPATAHIRVAMITARAQEHDVRRGHEIGVDAYVTKPFDPNQLIQTVRKLAAASR, encoded by the coding sequence GTGCTGGTCGTCGACGATGACGAGGTGATCCGCCAGCTCATCGCCGTGAACCTGCAGTTGGAGGGGTTCGAGGTGTCGACCGCGGTGGACGGGCGGGACTGCCTCGACAAGGTGGGCGAGGTCCGGCCGGACGTCATCACGCTGGACGTCATGATGCCGCGGCTGGACGGGTGGGTGACGGCCATCCGGTTGCGCGAGGATCCGGCGACGGCGCACATCCGGGTCGCGATGATCACCGCGCGGGCGCAGGAACACGACGTCCGGCGGGGGCACGAGATCGGTGTCGACGCGTACGTGACGAAGCCGTTCGACCCGAACCAGCTGATCCAGACGGTGCGGAAACTCGCGGCGGCGTCCAGATAG